One genomic window of Halorhabdus sp. CBA1104 includes the following:
- a CDS encoding CPBP family intramembrane glutamic endopeptidase — protein sequence MVAIDETDRQRLSLVLRAGFWALIGLFGSQLLALLFASPLLLVIDPVTPTHEYAAITIGSGIGFVVLAGIYLWRHDLDLSFLDVSLPSPRDLGYSLLGFFVLLGGLMVINLVIQSLDISTADHSVIQTVSENNSPEIFLMLVPLSFLVIAPAEEIFYRNIVQKSLYPRFTRLHAVLIASAIFALVHVPAYLTSGLAPLVTTLPILFVLALVLGESYRRTHNLVVPILVHGAFNAFQFLGQYLVYTSDISTTGLVSLP from the coding sequence ATGGTCGCGATCGACGAGACCGATCGGCAGCGTCTGTCGCTTGTCCTTCGAGCCGGATTCTGGGCCCTGATCGGGCTGTTTGGCAGCCAGCTGCTGGCACTCCTGTTTGCCTCACCGCTGTTGCTCGTGATCGACCCAGTGACGCCTACACACGAGTACGCCGCGATAACGATCGGGAGTGGTATCGGATTTGTCGTGCTGGCCGGGATCTATCTGTGGCGTCACGACCTCGATCTGTCGTTCCTTGACGTTTCGCTCCCGAGCCCGCGCGATCTCGGGTACAGCCTGCTCGGATTCTTCGTTCTCCTGGGCGGGCTGATGGTCATTAATCTCGTCATTCAATCGCTCGATATCTCGACGGCCGACCACAGCGTCATCCAGACTGTCAGTGAGAACAACAGTCCCGAGATTTTCTTGATGCTCGTCCCACTTTCGTTTCTGGTGATCGCGCCAGCCGAAGAGATCTTTTACCGGAATATCGTCCAGAAGTCACTGTATCCCCGTTTTACCCGGCTGCACGCTGTGCTCATCGCCAGCGCCATTTTCGCGTTGGTCCACGTTCCGGCGTATCTCACCAGCGGGCTCGCGCCGCTGGTGACGACACTGCCGATTCTGTTCGTCTTAGCCCTCGTGTTGGGGGAAAGTTACCGGCGGACCCACAATCTCGTGGTCCCGATTCTCGTTCACGGGGCGTTCAACGCGTTCCAGTTTCTGGGCCAATACCTCGTCTACACGAGCGATATTTCGACGACTGGACTCGTCTCTCTCCCGTGA
- a CDS encoding tRNA pseudouridine(54/55) synthase Pus10 — MDVLSYARDALATGPLCDACLGRPVADRSFGLTNAERGRGLRTALALAADDPFEPPEDCWVCEGVCAGFDEWADRIVDALEPYEFDTYQVGTRVPPLLEENASLLRDDAGLEDDAGEPLKREVNREVGKRVGARVDAEVGFERPDVQLLVDLDADSVDVQVNSAFVYGRYRKLERDIPQTEWPCNDCNATGTVDGEPCDGCDGTGYRYDESVEELTAPVVADAMDGREAVFHGAGREDVDALMLGAGRPFVIEVKEPRTRAVDVESLQTEINDFADGKVEVEGLEAVTHGMVERVKELDASKTYRMDVEFAASVDPVALQNALADLDGATIEQRTPNRVAHRRGDIVRTRDVYDIDGELDDDTHATIEIHGEGGLYVKELVSGDEGRTEPSLAGLLGVDAEVTALDVLTVEGEDEPFIEDRFLRDAETE; from the coding sequence ATGGACGTACTTTCCTACGCTCGCGACGCGCTGGCGACGGGGCCGCTGTGTGATGCCTGTCTGGGGCGGCCGGTCGCCGACCGGAGCTTCGGTCTCACCAACGCCGAGCGAGGCCGGGGCCTGCGGACGGCACTCGCCCTCGCCGCGGACGACCCCTTCGAGCCGCCCGAAGACTGCTGGGTCTGTGAAGGAGTCTGTGCGGGCTTCGACGAGTGGGCCGACCGAATCGTCGACGCCCTCGAACCGTACGAGTTCGACACCTACCAGGTCGGGACCCGCGTTCCGCCACTCCTCGAGGAGAACGCCTCGCTGCTTCGCGATGACGCCGGCCTCGAGGACGACGCTGGCGAACCGCTCAAGCGGGAAGTCAACCGCGAGGTCGGCAAGCGCGTCGGCGCTCGCGTCGACGCCGAGGTGGGCTTCGAGCGTCCCGACGTCCAACTGCTCGTCGATCTCGATGCCGACAGCGTCGACGTGCAAGTCAACTCCGCGTTCGTCTACGGTCGCTACCGAAAGCTCGAACGCGATATTCCCCAGACTGAGTGGCCCTGCAACGACTGCAACGCCACGGGCACAGTCGACGGTGAGCCCTGCGATGGCTGTGACGGAACGGGCTATCGCTACGACGAGAGCGTCGAGGAGCTGACCGCGCCGGTCGTTGCCGACGCGATGGACGGGCGTGAGGCGGTCTTCCACGGCGCCGGCCGCGAGGACGTCGACGCCCTCATGCTCGGGGCGGGTCGCCCGTTCGTGATCGAAGTCAAAGAGCCACGAACCCGGGCGGTCGACGTCGAGTCACTCCAGACCGAGATCAACGACTTCGCCGACGGCAAAGTCGAGGTCGAGGGGCTGGAAGCGGTCACCCACGGGATGGTCGAACGCGTCAAAGAACTGGACGCGAGCAAGACCTACCGGATGGACGTCGAGTTCGCCGCGTCGGTCGATCCGGTGGCCCTCCAGAATGCCCTCGCCGACCTCGACGGGGCGACGATCGAGCAACGCACGCCCAACCGCGTCGCTCATCGTCGCGGCGACATCGTGCGGACGCGTGACGTCTACGATATCGACGGGGAACTCGACGACGATACCCACGCCACGATCGAGATCCACGGCGAAGGCGGCCTCTACGTCAAGGAACTCGTCTCCGGTGACGAAGGGCGAACCGAGCCGAGTCTCGCCGGTCTCCTTGGCGTCGACGCCGAAGTCACGGCGCTTGACGTCCTCACCGTCGAAGGCGAGGACGAACCGTTCATCGAAGACCGGTTCCTGCGAGACGCCGAAACGGAATGA
- the rnhB gene encoding ribonuclease HII, with protein MTGTDTPEDAEAGLRAGVDEAGKGPVLGSMFAACVVADPAALPEDVDDSKALSAERRETLAATIRERAEAVAVSEITVERIDDPATDMNTLTVAAHAEALSPVASDDLETHLDAGDTNAVRFERRVADRLDTEPDLRAEHGADERYPIVGAASIVAKVERDAHVADLADEYGAVGSGYPGDETTRAFLESYVDTNGHLPDCARECWQTCQDVLVQADQAALDDFQRGSDQPGDAAGDDQAALDDF; from the coding sequence ATGACCGGGACCGACACACCCGAAGACGCCGAGGCGGGTCTCCGGGCAGGTGTCGACGAAGCCGGGAAAGGCCCGGTCCTCGGGTCGATGTTCGCGGCCTGCGTCGTCGCCGATCCGGCCGCCCTTCCCGAGGACGTCGACGATTCGAAGGCACTCTCGGCGGAGCGACGCGAGACGCTCGCGGCGACGATCCGTGAGCGGGCCGAGGCGGTCGCCGTCAGCGAGATCACCGTCGAGCGGATCGACGACCCCGCAACGGATATGAACACACTCACCGTCGCTGCTCACGCCGAGGCACTCTCGCCAGTCGCCAGCGACGACCTCGAAACCCACCTCGACGCTGGTGACACGAACGCCGTCCGGTTCGAGCGCCGCGTGGCCGATCGGCTCGATACCGAACCCGATCTCCGGGCCGAACACGGGGCTGACGAGCGCTATCCGATCGTCGGCGCAGCTAGTATCGTCGCCAAAGTCGAACGCGACGCCCACGTCGCGGACCTGGCAGACGAATACGGCGCTGTCGGGAGTGGCTATCCGGGCGACGAAACGACACGGGCGTTTCTGGAATCGTACGTCGACACGAACGGCCACTTACCCGACTGTGCCCGCGAGTGCTGGCAGACCTGTCAGGATGTCCTGGTTCAGGCTGATCAGGCTGCTCTCGACGACTTCCAGCGTGGATCCGACCAGCCGGGTGACGCGGCGGGTGACGATCAGGCTGCCCTCGACGACTTTTGA
- the secF gene encoding protein translocase subunit SecF — MVEFEVPEIDYTRYSNRQLMAVPLAVLAVALAVLAGAWVLTGSPVALGIDFTGGSQMTVQSTMSTAELQSTFSPEPVSVQTVQSQADRYVLTFDQSNINELREQAQTAGISVRGSGSTPASFGADSMRIGLVGIGVAFLGMSILAFALFRTFVPSIAIVISAFSDLMIPLAVLSLLGVKLSLGTIAGLLMLIGYSVDSDILLNNHILRRRGEFYESTYQAMQTGVTMTLTSLVAMLVMAIMATYFNIQIMAQIGFVLVIGLAADLMNTYMLNLSLLRWYKFRGVNK, encoded by the coding sequence ATGGTCGAGTTCGAGGTCCCGGAAATCGATTACACCCGGTACTCAAACCGGCAGCTTATGGCCGTGCCGCTGGCCGTATTGGCCGTCGCATTGGCCGTGCTGGCCGGCGCGTGGGTACTTACGGGGTCGCCGGTCGCACTCGGTATCGACTTTACCGGTGGATCCCAGATGACAGTACAGTCGACGATGTCGACAGCGGAACTGCAAAGTACGTTTTCGCCCGAACCGGTCTCCGTCCAGACAGTCCAATCGCAGGCCGACAGATATGTGCTGACGTTCGATCAATCGAATATCAATGAGCTGCGCGAGCAGGCTCAAACAGCCGGCATCTCCGTTCGAGGCAGCGGGTCGACACCTGCCTCGTTCGGCGCAGATAGCATGCGTATCGGGCTGGTAGGGATCGGAGTTGCGTTCTTGGGAATGAGCATCCTGGCGTTCGCCCTCTTTCGAACGTTCGTGCCGAGCATCGCGATCGTCATTTCGGCGTTCTCGGACCTGATGATCCCGCTTGCCGTGCTCAGTCTCCTGGGCGTGAAGCTCTCTCTCGGGACGATCGCGGGGCTCCTCATGCTGATCGGGTATAGCGTCGACTCGGATATCCTGTTGAACAACCACATCCTCAGGAGACGGGGTGAATTCTACGAGAGCACCTACCAGGCGATGCAAACGGGTGTGACGATGACGTTGACGTCGCTGGTGGCCATGCTCGTCATGGCAATCATGGCGACGTACTTCAACATTCAGATCATGGCACAGATCGGGTTCGTGCTCGTCATCGGTCTGGCCGCTGACTTGATGAATACGTACATGCTCAATCTGAGTCTCCTTCGCTGGTACAAGTTCCGCGGGGTGAACAAATGA
- a CDS encoding CheF family chemotaxis protein, with product MSDDERKLLDTAGDYRYAVRDGTEVSASDWQSCRLVVTNKRLVLAANGSNQTLPHGRVTIPDDPEEFVSDVGETIPLRMGSNVIVASAADDPAFIQTYCRANVGGEVVLVRHPAVVGGVVQEESDWSKARFVIDDERFSLQFPDGETVACGLDDIGTVETESRTVMGEQRDVVEVEHTDSDDRSVETHLSGTARHTSVLRTLFDHLVEDRDGEYELTDTESQVLMALYSGVSPFEMADFVGISVDEVEEIYQKLLEVGAVDEVRTRTEVSLNAQGRNMASEAMNEQ from the coding sequence ATGAGCGACGACGAACGGAAGCTGCTGGATACGGCCGGAGACTACCGGTACGCGGTCCGAGACGGAACGGAAGTCTCTGCGTCCGACTGGCAGTCCTGTCGGTTAGTGGTGACCAACAAGCGACTGGTACTGGCCGCCAATGGGTCGAATCAGACGCTCCCGCACGGGCGCGTGACGATTCCCGACGACCCCGAGGAGTTCGTCAGCGACGTGGGCGAGACCATCCCGCTGCGGATGGGGTCGAACGTGATTGTGGCTTCTGCGGCGGACGATCCGGCGTTCATCCAGACGTACTGTCGGGCGAACGTCGGTGGCGAAGTGGTACTCGTCAGGCACCCGGCAGTCGTGGGTGGCGTCGTTCAGGAGGAGAGCGACTGGTCGAAAGCCCGATTCGTGATCGACGACGAGCGCTTCAGCCTACAGTTTCCCGATGGCGAAACGGTCGCGTGTGGGCTCGACGATATCGGGACAGTCGAGACAGAATCCCGGACGGTCATGGGCGAACAACGCGACGTCGTAGAAGTCGAACACACCGATAGCGATGACCGGAGCGTCGAAACTCACCTCTCGGGGACCGCTCGACACACCTCCGTCCTCCGGACGTTGTTCGATCACCTCGTCGAAGATCGCGACGGCGAGTACGAACTCACCGACACCGAAAGTCAAGTCCTGATGGCGCTGTACTCGGGCGTTTCGCCGTTCGAGATGGCTGACTTCGTGGGGATCAGCGTCGATGAAGTCGAGGAGATCTACCAGAAACTCCTGGAGGTTGGGGCCGTCGACGAGGTCCGGACGCGGACGGAAGTGTCGTTGAACGCCCAGGGCCGGAACATGGCGAGTGAAGCCATGAACGAGCAGTGA
- a CDS encoding DUF5812 family protein, whose protein sequence is MSEKTGTFVVTNVDEASAVVTDVEDAQVHTLAEHPDLERDEILEATIRPEPPMDVTWELVAIHDRRTIPVEHNPETPTKQARELATEQSVGDVTRRERAGTGELHVLTVPPEQTAQAVTDVREDDATRRQAARLGVDRVEIRADDGVLSVRYLPD, encoded by the coding sequence ATGAGCGAGAAGACGGGGACATTCGTAGTCACGAACGTCGACGAGGCCTCGGCAGTGGTAACCGACGTCGAAGACGCCCAGGTGCACACCCTCGCCGAGCACCCGGACTTGGAGCGAGACGAGATTCTCGAGGCGACGATTCGTCCCGAACCGCCGATGGACGTGACCTGGGAGCTGGTAGCGATTCACGATCGCCGGACCATTCCCGTCGAACACAATCCAGAAACGCCCACCAAACAGGCCCGGGAGCTCGCCACAGAGCAGTCCGTCGGTGACGTGACGCGGCGCGAACGGGCGGGCACGGGAGAGTTGCACGTGTTGACAGTCCCGCCCGAGCAAACGGCACAAGCGGTTACCGACGTCCGCGAAGACGACGCGACCCGCCGACAAGCCGCCAGACTGGGCGTCGATCGCGTCGAGATCCGTGCCGACGACGGTGTCCTCAGCGTACGATATCTTCCTGACTAA
- a CDS encoding S8 family serine peptidase: MYRHRGFGYLIVIVSVIAVTLLLLVNPIGSAAGQQPVTTVEDADNATGSNVASERVSVIVEFKNTSAREQATIPGEVSVTGGQNITFMPVLFMQGPRSAFEALEDRASVIAVKRDSRVAVEPPQATDPSVSTSEQVSAANQVVPWGADRISAQDGREAVSETAIGDVDVAVLDTGIDYTHSDLETVRWGANFSNGVTRFGRSTALDNQGHGTAVAGVVAAADDEDDVVGVAPGVDLYAIKVMNRSGEGRLSWVINGIDAALKGADGELGTNDDAEVLSLSLGSATGASSLQDAINAASDHAVVVAAAGNGGDGDVSTDEVTYPARYDGAIAVAATDRSDETPAFSAEGAAVELAAPGVDVTTTWLGGGTITASGTSLATPHVAGTAAIVIAQDLEDGDRDRSPNDVRTGLQETAIDIEGDGIDKRSGYGLVNVTAALGIKPAEPATFSIESLSPGPVSIVHGESVTVSATITNTGGQAGTETVALRLNGSVIAERSVTLDTNESETITIGNVFADLSPNDYEYSLSTGSESVTALLTVQNPAQFVVRELSPGNVSISSGDTVTINGSVKNTGDVAGAQVVSVWFDDEVLTERNLSLSAGETQAIPITDTEVSDFDPGSYSYGVKTENDSRWATLRIRPHDIAVVTPIRVVPGRNATVSYTISNDDAEVAQNVSLAVEAQSAGVTVRPTNQSLPDGLPAGAVWTTNVTLAVDRDVHRGEVRVTGVATLDGESVRVNKTVPVSRTDVTLHAPDRLTTTPGSSVNISYTLANTGLTQPSAGAISLPSVTDPLSVNGSDAAFLGLGSPVPAPGESVEHTFRLDVPASTPSGTYAITGQGNLGSDVAEQTNTTIVVRDGIDRFDQYEPSGEIGLQDVLATINAYNNGDQIGDDEVSIRDVLDVISAYNDRSD, translated from the coding sequence ATGTATCGTCACCGGGGGTTTGGATACCTGATTGTAATCGTCTCAGTGATCGCGGTTACGCTGTTGCTCCTCGTGAACCCCATTGGATCCGCGGCAGGTCAGCAACCGGTGACGACAGTCGAAGATGCGGACAATGCAACCGGGAGTAACGTCGCTTCCGAGCGTGTTTCGGTAATCGTCGAGTTCAAAAATACATCGGCACGAGAACAGGCGACGATTCCGGGAGAAGTCTCCGTAACGGGTGGGCAAAACATCACGTTCATGCCAGTGTTGTTTATGCAAGGACCGAGATCCGCTTTTGAAGCCCTCGAAGACCGGGCTAGCGTCATCGCAGTCAAAAGGGATTCCAGGGTCGCTGTTGAGCCCCCTCAGGCCACGGATCCGAGTGTGTCGACAAGTGAACAGGTATCGGCGGCAAACCAGGTTGTTCCATGGGGGGCCGACCGGATTTCCGCGCAGGACGGAAGAGAGGCCGTTTCTGAGACAGCCATCGGAGACGTCGACGTCGCAGTACTCGATACTGGAATCGATTATACGCACAGTGACCTAGAAACAGTTCGGTGGGGTGCAAACTTCTCGAACGGTGTCACGAGGTTCGGTCGCTCGACAGCACTGGACAATCAGGGACATGGAACCGCCGTGGCTGGCGTCGTCGCTGCAGCCGACGACGAGGACGACGTCGTCGGTGTTGCACCCGGAGTGGATCTGTACGCGATTAAAGTGATGAACCGATCCGGCGAAGGACGCCTCAGTTGGGTTATCAACGGCATCGATGCGGCCCTGAAAGGTGCAGACGGCGAACTCGGCACCAACGACGACGCGGAGGTACTGTCGTTGAGTCTCGGTTCGGCCACGGGTGCGAGTTCTTTACAGGACGCAATCAATGCAGCGAGCGACCACGCCGTTGTCGTCGCCGCGGCAGGGAATGGCGGAGACGGAGACGTGTCGACTGATGAGGTCACATACCCGGCCAGATACGACGGTGCGATAGCTGTCGCGGCCACCGATCGATCGGACGAGACGCCGGCGTTCAGTGCCGAGGGGGCGGCTGTCGAACTGGCAGCGCCTGGCGTCGACGTCACGACAACGTGGCTGGGTGGCGGGACGATCACCGCCTCAGGAACCTCTCTCGCGACGCCACACGTCGCAGGGACAGCGGCGATCGTGATTGCACAGGACCTCGAAGACGGTGATCGGGATCGATCGCCCAACGACGTTCGGACGGGGTTACAGGAGACAGCGATAGATATCGAGGGGGACGGGATCGACAAACGGAGTGGATACGGCCTGGTGAACGTGACTGCGGCCCTGGGGATCAAGCCCGCCGAACCGGCCACGTTCTCGATTGAGTCTCTCTCGCCAGGACCCGTCTCTATCGTCCACGGCGAGTCGGTCACCGTTTCGGCTACGATCACGAATACAGGTGGACAAGCCGGCACGGAGACGGTTGCGCTCCGACTCAACGGTTCGGTGATCGCTGAGCGATCGGTGACCCTAGATACCAACGAGTCCGAGACGATCACCATTGGAAATGTCTTTGCGGATTTGAGTCCAAATGACTACGAGTACAGTCTCTCTACCGGGAGTGAAAGCGTAACTGCATTGCTGACCGTCCAGAATCCCGCCCAGTTTGTCGTCAGGGAACTCTCGCCGGGCAACGTTTCGATTTCGTCAGGGGACACGGTGACGATCAATGGAAGTGTCAAAAACACTGGCGACGTGGCAGGAGCGCAAGTAGTCTCGGTCTGGTTCGACGACGAGGTGTTGACAGAGCGTAACCTATCATTGTCTGCTGGTGAAACCCAGGCGATACCGATCACTGACACCGAAGTGAGTGATTTCGATCCAGGATCGTACTCCTACGGGGTGAAGACTGAAAACGACAGTCGTTGGGCGACGCTTCGAATACGCCCGCACGACATCGCTGTCGTGACTCCGATCCGAGTCGTCCCGGGACGCAATGCAACAGTGAGCTACACGATATCAAACGACGATGCCGAAGTCGCCCAGAACGTCTCGCTCGCGGTCGAAGCGCAGTCTGCCGGCGTAACCGTGCGTCCGACGAATCAGTCCCTGCCGGATGGACTGCCAGCCGGCGCTGTCTGGACAACGAACGTCACGCTGGCAGTGGATCGTGACGTCCATCGAGGGGAGGTACGCGTTACTGGTGTCGCAACGCTCGATGGCGAGAGCGTGCGTGTGAACAAAACAGTCCCAGTGTCACGGACCGACGTGACGCTACATGCTCCGGATCGACTCACGACGACGCCCGGATCATCGGTAAACATTAGCTATACACTGGCAAACACGGGCCTTACCCAGCCGTCTGCGGGTGCGATCTCTCTCCCGTCGGTGACCGATCCGCTTTCGGTAAACGGATCCGACGCCGCGTTCCTTGGCCTCGGATCGCCGGTGCCAGCGCCCGGAGAATCGGTCGAGCACACCTTCCGACTTGACGTTCCAGCGTCGACACCATCCGGGACGTATGCGATCACCGGACAGGGGAATCTTGGTTCCGATGTTGCCGAGCAGACGAACACGACCATCGTCGTTCGCGACGGGATCGACCGGTTCGATCAGTACGAACCATCCGGTGAGATCGGTCTCCAGGACGTCCTGGCCACGATCAACGCGTACAACAACGGTGACCAGATCGGTGACGACGAAGTGAGTATCAGGGATGTCCTGGACGTGATTAGTGCGTATAATGACAGGAGTGACTAG
- a CDS encoding preprotein translocase subunit SecD produces the protein MNIRDNWRIVLLAVFVIGSGVALFGPVAGGASDGGGLTNLQYGIQLDGGTSLQAPAVGTTAEGVNVSVEDETTLAQNVSAAVSADAIDVRVSARSQTVEVFTRNVTQDQLRDALLAEGYQPETVRDGVTEQTRKDMVRVIQDKVRESALSGGSVSTINGIEGTFISITAPDRDQEELESLLDERGVVRIYAVHPDSNGTFVQDQVLEQDDFKSIGFARKDQSEAVVPVTIRNSVAERFQQEMVEHGFGQARRCGVNRDTVSNISEVDDYCLVTTLNDEVVFSGGVERNLATSFANGEFANDPNFRMTTGQNMTQAEDLEISLRAGRLPAPLDFENARSQSLEPSMGEEFRTDSLIIGIMAVLSVSGMIYFRYRDLRVALPMIVTALSEVFVLLGFVALVQYPLNLSHIAGFIAVVGTGADDLIIIADEILQREEITTDRAFQNRFRKAFWVIGAAAATTIIAMSPLTVLSLGDLSGFAIITIVGVLIGVFITRPAYGDILRSLILDE, from the coding sequence ATGAATATCCGCGACAACTGGCGGATCGTCCTCCTGGCCGTCTTCGTTATCGGAAGTGGCGTTGCCCTGTTCGGGCCGGTTGCCGGTGGCGCGAGCGACGGCGGGGGACTGACTAACCTCCAGTACGGGATCCAACTCGACGGCGGGACGAGCCTGCAGGCGCCAGCAGTCGGAACGACAGCAGAAGGGGTAAACGTGAGTGTGGAAGACGAAACCACGCTTGCACAGAACGTTTCGGCTGCGGTGTCGGCCGATGCGATCGACGTCCGTGTCTCAGCGAGGTCACAAACGGTCGAAGTGTTCACGCGGAACGTCACCCAGGATCAGCTTCGAGACGCCCTCCTCGCCGAGGGCTATCAGCCCGAGACCGTCCGGGATGGCGTCACAGAGCAGACCCGCAAAGATATGGTGCGGGTCATCCAGGACAAGGTGCGAGAGTCCGCACTCAGTGGCGGGAGCGTCTCGACGATCAACGGCATCGAGGGGACGTTCATCTCGATTACGGCACCGGACCGAGACCAAGAAGAACTGGAAAGCCTCCTCGATGAACGTGGTGTCGTGCGCATCTATGCTGTGCATCCGGACAGTAACGGAACGTTCGTCCAGGATCAAGTACTCGAACAAGACGACTTCAAGAGCATTGGATTTGCACGGAAAGACCAGAGCGAAGCAGTCGTGCCCGTGACGATCCGGAATTCGGTCGCCGAGCGGTTCCAACAGGAGATGGTCGAGCACGGATTCGGACAGGCCCGCCGGTGTGGCGTCAATCGGGATACAGTGTCGAACATCTCGGAGGTAGACGACTACTGTCTGGTGACGACGTTGAACGATGAGGTCGTGTTCTCTGGCGGCGTCGAGCGAAATCTCGCCACCTCCTTTGCCAACGGTGAGTTCGCCAACGATCCGAACTTCCGGATGACCACCGGCCAAAATATGACCCAGGCGGAGGACCTCGAGATTAGCCTCCGGGCCGGGCGGCTACCCGCACCGCTCGACTTCGAGAACGCCAGGAGTCAGAGCCTCGAACCATCGATGGGCGAGGAGTTCCGTACCGACTCGCTGATTATCGGAATCATGGCTGTGCTGTCTGTGAGTGGCATGATCTACTTCCGGTACCGTGACCTGCGGGTCGCTTTGCCGATGATCGTCACGGCACTCTCGGAGGTGTTCGTCCTGCTCGGGTTCGTCGCGCTCGTCCAGTATCCGCTGAACCTCTCACACATCGCCGGCTTCATCGCCGTCGTCGGGACGGGGGCCGACGACCTGATCATCATCGCCGACGAGATCCTCCAGCGAGAGGAGATCACGACCGATCGGGCCTTCCAGAACAGATTCCGGAAGGCATTCTGGGTGATCGGGGCCGCGGCAGCGACGACGATCATCGCCATGAGTCCGCTGACGGTCCTCTCGCTCGGTGATCTGAGTGGGTTCGCCATCATCACGATCGTCGGCGTGCTGATCGGTGTGTTCATCACGCGGCCGGCTTACGGTGACATCCTCCGGAGCCTCATCTTAGACGAATAG
- a CDS encoding guanosine monophosphate reductase: MNDLTTGRSYGDVLLVPQRSPVDSRDDVDLSTPLTPRIELERPLLSAPMDSVTERETAIAISRAGGFGTIHRFLAIDEQAAEIRAVVEAGERVGAAVGIAEGYLERTERALEAGADAIVLDVAHAHLERCLDAVETLVAEYDPDNLIVGNVATPQAVEDLHAIGADTVKVGVGPGSHCTTRKVAGAGVPQLTAVDRCADAAAALDMPVIADGGIRSSGDAVKALMAGADTVMMGSLFAGTDQSPGEVIDVDGEQYKRSRGMATTAAAEDRTDKETDGPDADEGVEGLTPYSGPLEDVADRFAAGIRSGLSYCGGHTIPQARENAEFIAVEASAREREGAHFDHDWESVVGTGSD, translated from the coding sequence ATGAACGATCTCACGACTGGACGTTCCTACGGGGACGTCTTGCTCGTTCCACAGCGTTCCCCTGTCGATAGCCGGGACGACGTGGACCTCTCGACGCCGTTGACTCCGCGTATCGAACTCGAGCGACCACTGCTTTCGGCACCGATGGACTCCGTCACCGAACGCGAGACGGCGATTGCGATCTCCCGAGCGGGCGGGTTCGGGACGATCCATCGCTTCCTGGCGATCGACGAACAGGCAGCCGAGATTCGCGCGGTCGTCGAGGCCGGTGAACGCGTCGGCGCGGCCGTCGGGATCGCCGAGGGGTATCTCGAACGCACCGAACGGGCACTCGAAGCCGGCGCTGATGCCATTGTCCTCGACGTGGCCCACGCCCACCTGGAACGGTGTCTCGACGCCGTCGAGACGCTCGTCGCCGAGTACGATCCCGACAATCTGATCGTCGGCAACGTGGCCACTCCCCAAGCAGTCGAGGACCTCCACGCCATCGGTGCCGACACCGTCAAAGTCGGCGTCGGGCCGGGTAGTCACTGTACGACCAGAAAAGTCGCCGGTGCCGGCGTCCCGCAACTCACGGCCGTCGACCGCTGTGCCGACGCCGCTGCCGCCCTCGATATGCCCGTCATCGCCGATGGTGGCATTCGATCTTCGGGTGACGCCGTCAAGGCACTGATGGCCGGTGCCGATACCGTGATGATGGGAAGTCTGTTCGCCGGGACCGACCAGTCGCCCGGCGAGGTAATCGACGTCGACGGCGAGCAGTACAAACGCTCACGCGGGATGGCGACGACCGCCGCCGCCGAGGACCGCACCGACAAGGAGACCGACGGCCCCGACGCCGACGAGGGTGTCGAAGGCCTGACGCCCTACAGCGGCCCTCTAGAGGACGTTGCCGACCGCTTTGCGGCCGGCATCCGGTCGGGACTCAGCTACTGTGGCGGCCACACGATCCCGCAAGCCCGTGAGAACGCCGAGTTCATCGCCGTCGAAGCCAGCGCCCGCGAGCGTGAAGGTGCCCACTTCGATCACGACTGGGAGAGCGTTGTCGGCACTGGCAGTGACTGA